CGGATCGACGGCCCGCTCGCACAACTCCCGGTGCTGATGCAGCAGCGCCTTGACGGGGTCCCCCGCACCCTTCCGCCGCCCCGCCCCGCCACCCAATCCAGCCCCGCCGCCCAACCCAGCCCCGCCGGCGTTTGAGGCGCGGGGGTCCGGGGGCAGAGCCCCCGGCAGCGGCGCCGCACCCGGGTCCAGGGCGGTCATACGGCGACCTCCGAAGCCGTACCGGCGGCACGGGCGACCCAGGGCCCGGCCACCCTCGCCTCCGCGGGCCACGCGAACGGCGCTGCGCCCTCCGCCCGCGGGGAACCGGTGGCGAGCAGCCGCAGGTAGCTCTCCCGGAAGGCCTCCACGTTCTGCTCGACGGTGAACAGCTCCAGCGCCCTGGCCCGCGCCGCCGCCCCGAGCCGCTGGGCCCGCTCGGGGTCCCCCAGCAGTGCGAGGCAGGCGTCGGCCAGTGCCCGCGGGTTGCGCGGCGGGACGACGAGCCCGGTCCCGCCGATGACCTCGCGGACCGCCCCGACGTCCGTGGACACGGTGGCCCGGCCGCAGAACATGGCCTCGGCCAGGGTGATCGGGAAGCCCTCGATCACCGAGGACAGCACCACGATCCGCCCGGCCCCGTACGCGTCGGCGGGCGAGGGCGCCCCGGGCCCGCCGATCTCCTCGAAGGTGACGGGGCTCTCCCCCACCGTCCGCGCGTCGGCGGCCTCGTCGGGGAACAGCTGGGCGGCCAGCGAGCGGCAGTCGGCGAGGTAGCCCGGCGCGGCCGCCGCGGCGAAGATCCGCAGCCGGGTGTGCGGCGCGGCCCGGCGGACTTCCGCGAAGGCGTGCAGCAGGGCGATCAGGTCCTTGGCGGGGCCGATCCGCCCGACCCACACCAGGGTGTCGGGGTCCCCGCACTCCGGGTCCTCCCCGACGGCGGCGAATCGGTCCGCCTCCATCCCCGGGTACACGGTCCGCAGCCGTTCCCGGGGCGCCCCGCACCGCTCCTGCCAGCGGCGGGCGTGCGCGTTGCCGGGGGTGAGCAGGTCGGCGCGGGCGTAGATCTCCCCGGCGAGGCGGATGTGGAAGGCGGCCAGCAGTGCGCGTACGGCGGGGCTGGGGGTTCCCGGCCCGCCGGGCCCGGGGGGAGCGTCGGGGCGCTGTTCCAGGTAGTGGGCGCGGAGCTGGACCCCGTACTCGGTGACCAGCAGCGGGACCCCGAAGAAGCGTTTGGCCAACAGCCCGGGGACGGCCGCCACCCCGCCGGCCGCGGCATGGCACACGTCCACCCGGCCGAGCCCGGGGTCCTCGTACCAGTCGAGGGACAACGGCCGCAGCGCACGCTCCAGTTCGTCCACGAACTCCAGCAGGTCCGTCACCCGCGCCGCCTGTACGGTGCGGCCGGCGCCCGGGGCCCGGCAGGCGGACTCCACCGCCCGCACGGCCGTCTCGGAGCGCAGGGCCGCGTACATCCCGCCCTGTTCGCGGGCGAGTTCGGCGAGCCCGTACAGTCCGGCGGCAAAGGCGTCGGGCAGGCCGGCGCAGATGCCCCGCACCAACTCCCCGAAGCACTCGGCGAAGCGCCGGCGCTCGCGGCGGGAGTGCGTCCGCCCGTCGTCGGCGGGGGCCCACAGCGGGGCGGTCCGCACCCGGGTGACGTGCCGCGGGAGCGGGACCCGGCCGCGCTCCTCCTGCTCGGCGCTGCGGCTCAGCGCGTACAGCTCGAACTCGTGCTGCGGCAGTCCGCGCACGAGCCGGTCGCACCAGAGCCTCGCCTCTCCCGCCGCATACGGATAACCACCTTCCGTGAGCAGTCCGATCCGCACGAGTGGCACCCCCGATCTCCCGTTCAGGCGGTCGCCGTCGGTCCGGTGACCCGCCGCGGGAGAACTCAAGCGGATGCGCCGGTGGCGCGACGGACGGTTGTCCGTCGCGCCACCGGAAGGGGTGAAGAGTCGTAACTTTCCCGTACGGTTCGCGTTCGAGCACGCTAAGAAGGGCGTTACGCGAAAGACTCCTGGCGTTCGGAGCGGCGCGCGGAGCGGCGTTCGGCGGCGAGGGCCGCGTCCGGTACGGGCACGGCGTCGAGCAGCTGCCGCGTGTAGGCGTGGGCGGGCCGCTCGTACACCTCGTCCACCGGGCCCTCCTCGACGACCAGGCCGCCGCGCATGACGGCGACCCGGTCGCTGACCTGCCGGACCACCGCGAGGTCGTGGGCGATGAAGACGAGCGCGATGCCCAGTTCCCGCTGGAGCTCGGCCAGCAGCGCCGTGACCTGTGCCTGGGTGGTGACGTCGAGGGCGGACACCGGCTCGTCGCAGACGATCAGCCGGGGCCGGGGGGCCAGGGCGCGGGCGATGCCGACGCGCTGGCGCTGGCCGCCGCTGAACTCGTGCGGGTAGCGGTCGTAGTGGCCCGGTTCCAGGCCGACGCGGGTCAGGAGTTCGCCGACCCGGGCCCGGACCGCGGCCTCGTCGCGCTCGCCGGCCGCGCGCAGCGGGTCGGCGATGGACTCGCCGACGGAGCGGCGCGGGTTGAGGGAGGAGACCGGGTCCTGGAAGACCATCTGGGCGCCCTCCGCGATCCCGGTGACCTCGGCTCCGGCGTGCCGGACCTGCCCCGAGCTGGGCTCCAGCAGGCCGACGAGCATCCGCCCGAGCGTGCTCTTGCCGCTGCCGCTCTCCCCTACGATGCCCAGCGTCTCCCCCGCCCGGACAGCGAGGGAGACCCCGCCGACGGCTTCGACGCGCCGCTTGCCGCGCCCGAACTCCCGGCGCAGCGCGAAGGCTTCGACCACGGGATCCTCCCGGCCGGCCGCCGGGCCGGTGGGCGTGCGGGGCGTGCGGGGCGCGTCCAGTCTCGGGACCGACTCCAGCAGGGCCCGGGTGTAGGGGGCCGACGGGGCGGAGAGGACCCGGTCCACCGGGCCCCGCTCCACGGCGGCGCCCTCCCGCATGACCAGCAGGTCGTCCACGCTCTCTGCCGCGACGCCCACGTCGTGCGTGACCAGCAGCAGCCCGAGGCCCCGTTCGGCGCGCAGCCCGTGCAGCAGGTCCAGGATCTGCGCCTGGACGGTGACGTCGAGGGCGGTGGTCGGCTCGTCGGCGATCAGCAGCCGCGGCTCGCAGGCCAGGGCCATCGCGATGAGGGCGCGCTGGCGCATGCCGCCGCTGAACTCGTGCGGCCGGGCGCGGGAGCGGCGTACGGCGTCGGGGATGCCTACGCGGTCCAGTACCTCGACGGCCCGGGCCCGGGCGGCCCGGCGGGAGGCCGCCGTGTGGGTGCGGTAGACCTCGGCGATCTGGTCGCCGATGGCGTAGTAGGGGTCGAGGGAGCTGAGGGGGTCCTGGAAGACCATCGCGGCGGCGGCGCCGCGCAGCTCCCGCAGGCGTGCGGGCGGGGCGGCGGCCACGTCGGTGCCGTCGACCAGGACGGTGCCGCCGAGCCGGGCTCCCGTGCCCCGGTGCAGTCCGAGCAGGGCGGCGGCCACGGTGGACTTGCCGCTGCCGGACTCCCCCACGAGGCCGAGGGCGCGGCCGGGTTCCAGGGTGAAGGAGACCCCGTCCACCGCCCGTACGTACTCCCCGGGGCCGCCGACGGGGAACTCGACCACGAGGTCGCGTACTTCCACGAGCGGGTCGGTCATGCGAGGGCCACCCTTCGGTCGGCGAGGGCATGGAGCAGGTCGGCGACGGCGCCGGCGATGACCACGGCCGTCCCGATGGCGAGGACGACGCCGACGACGACGGGCAGGTCCACGACGCGGACCCCGTCGATGAGGGTCTTGCCGAGTCCGGGGATGCCGAAGAGGGACTCGGTCAGCACCGCGCCGCCGATCATCGTGCCGAAGTCGACGGCGCTGAGGGCGATCACGGGCCCGACGGCCCCGCGCACCGCGTGCCGGGTGACCAGGGCCCGCTCCCCCACCCCGTAGGCGCGGAAGGTGCGGATGTGGTCCTCGGCGAGCGTCTCCAGGGTGGAACTTCGGGTGATGCGGGCGTACTTGGCGCTCTCGAAGAAGCCGAGGGTGGCCCAGGGCAGCAGCAGGTTCCAGGCCCACTGCTCGGGGTCCTCGCCGAAGGGCACGTACGTCGGGAAGGGCAGCCACTGGAGGTAGGCGCAGACGGCCATGAGCAGCAGCAGGCCGAGGATGAAGACGGGGGTGCCGGTGGCGGCGAGGGTCAGCACGGTCAGGGCCCGTTCGGTGAGCCCGCCCCGGCGGACCGCCGACAGGAGCCCGGTGCCGACACCGACGACGAGCCAGATCACCAGGGCGCCGAGGGCCAGCGAGAAGGTGGCGGGCAGCCGCTCCAGGATCAGCTCGGTGACCTGGCGGTCGTTCTGGTACGAGAAGCCGAGGCAGGGGGCGTCGCAGTGCAGTACGAGGCCCGCTCCGCCGGAGTAGTCGCGGCCGGCCACCAGCCCCTGGAGGAAGTGCAGGTACTGGGTGATGACGGAGTCGTTCAGCCCGAGCTGTTCGCGGACCTGGGCGATCTGCTGCGGGTTGCAGCGCTCCCCGCAGGCGAGGCGGGCGGGGTCGCCGGGGGCGACGTAGAAGAGGGCGTAGACGAGGACGGACAGGGCGAGCAGGACCAGCAGGGCCCCGCCGAGCCGTTTGAGTACGAAGCCGGTCATGCCTTGCGCTCCTTTCTGGTGCCGACCCGCAGGCGCGAGCCCTCGCGCGGGTCGAGGGCCGTACGGACGCCGTCGCCGAGGACGGTGAAGGCGAGCACGGTGACGAAGAGCAGCCCGGCGGGGAGCAGCACGTAGGTGGGGTCGGCGCGGAACCAGGTCTGCGCGCTGGACAGCATCTGCCCCCAGGAGGGGGTGGGGGGCTTCACGCCGACGCCGAGGAAGGACAGGGAGGCCTCGATCACCATGTTGGTGGGGACCTTGAGCGCGGCGAGGGTGATGACGGGCGCGGCCAGGGAGGGCAGCAGCTCGCGGCGGGCGATGCGCAGGGTGCCGTTGCCCGACAGCCGGGCGGCTTCGACGAAGTCCAGG
The Streptomyces sp. NBC_00091 genome window above contains:
- a CDS encoding DUF3492 domain-containing protein, whose protein sequence is MRIGLLTEGGYPYAAGEARLWCDRLVRGLPQHEFELYALSRSAEQEERGRVPLPRHVTRVRTAPLWAPADDGRTHSRRERRRFAECFGELVRGICAGLPDAFAAGLYGLAELAREQGGMYAALRSETAVRAVESACRAPGAGRTVQAARVTDLLEFVDELERALRPLSLDWYEDPGLGRVDVCHAAAGGVAAVPGLLAKRFFGVPLLVTEYGVQLRAHYLEQRPDAPPGPGGPGTPSPAVRALLAAFHIRLAGEIYARADLLTPGNAHARRWQERCGAPRERLRTVYPGMEADRFAAVGEDPECGDPDTLVWVGRIGPAKDLIALLHAFAEVRRAAPHTRLRIFAAAAAPGYLADCRSLAAQLFPDEAADARTVGESPVTFEEIGGPGAPSPADAYGAGRIVVLSSVIEGFPITLAEAMFCGRATVSTDVGAVREVIGGTGLVVPPRNPRALADACLALLGDPERAQRLGAAARARALELFTVEQNVEAFRESYLRLLATGSPRAEGAAPFAWPAEARVAGPWVARAAGTASEVAV
- a CDS encoding ABC transporter ATP-binding protein; this translates as MTDPLVEVRDLVVEFPVGGPGEYVRAVDGVSFTLEPGRALGLVGESGSGKSTVAAALLGLHRGTGARLGGTVLVDGTDVAAAPPARLRELRGAAAAMVFQDPLSSLDPYYAIGDQIAEVYRTHTAASRRAARARAVEVLDRVGIPDAVRRSRARPHEFSGGMRQRALIAMALACEPRLLIADEPTTALDVTVQAQILDLLHGLRAERGLGLLLVTHDVGVAAESVDDLLVMREGAAVERGPVDRVLSAPSAPYTRALLESVPRLDAPRTPRTPTGPAAGREDPVVEAFALRREFGRGKRRVEAVGGVSLAVRAGETLGIVGESGSGKSTLGRMLVGLLEPSSGQVRHAGAEVTGIAEGAQMVFQDPVSSLNPRRSVGESIADPLRAAGERDEAAVRARVGELLTRVGLEPGHYDRYPHEFSGGQRQRVGIARALAPRPRLIVCDEPVSALDVTTQAQVTALLAELQRELGIALVFIAHDLAVVRQVSDRVAVMRGGLVVEEGPVDEVYERPAHAYTRQLLDAVPVPDAALAAERRSARRSERQESFA
- a CDS encoding ABC transporter permease, which produces MTGFVLKRLGGALLVLLALSVLVYALFYVAPGDPARLACGERCNPQQIAQVREQLGLNDSVITQYLHFLQGLVAGRDYSGGAGLVLHCDAPCLGFSYQNDRQVTELILERLPATFSLALGALVIWLVVGVGTGLLSAVRRGGLTERALTVLTLAATGTPVFILGLLLLMAVCAYLQWLPFPTYVPFGEDPEQWAWNLLLPWATLGFFESAKYARITRSSTLETLAEDHIRTFRAYGVGERALVTRHAVRGAVGPVIALSAVDFGTMIGGAVLTESLFGIPGLGKTLIDGVRVVDLPVVVGVVLAIGTAVVIAGAVADLLHALADRRVALA